TTTAGGGAAGGCTATAAAGTCTCTGATAGAATCCGAGCCGCCAAACATAGAGCATAATCTATCAAATCCAAAAGCAATTCCACCATGAGGAGGTGCACCGTATTCAAAGGCATCCATTAAGAATCCAAATTGTTCACGTGCTTCTTCGTCAGAAAAACCAAGATGCTTAAACATCATCGCCTGCGTAGCACGGTCATGAATTCTAATAGAACCACCACCAATTTCAACACCGTTAATGACCAAATCGTAGGCATTGGCATGAACTTTACCAGGGTCTGTATCGAGAAGTGGTATTTCATCTGGCTTAGGCGAGGTAAATGGATGGTGCATCGCGTGATACCTTTCAGTCTCTTCATCCCATTCTAAAAGAGGAAAGTCCAACACCCATAGTGGCTTGAAGTTCATTGGATCTTTCAACTCCAACAAGTCTCCCATGTGCAATCTCAATTCACACATTTGCTTTCTTGTAGCATTCAGATCTCCAGATAGTACCAAGATCAAATCTCCTGGCTTAGCCTCGGCTTTTTGCGCCCAGGCTTTCAAATCCTCTTGGGTATAGAACTTATCTACAGACGACTTGAATGAACCATCTTCATTACACTTCACATATACCAATCCTTTAGCTCCTACTTGAGGACGCTTTACAAAATCGGTCAAAGCATCTAATTGTTTTCGGGTCCAATCAGCACATCCCTCAGCACAAATTCCAACCACTAATTCGGCTTGATCAAAAACATTGAATCCTTTGTTTTGTGCAACTTCATTAAGCTCAATGAAAGGCATACCAAATCTTACATCTGGCTTATCAGAGCCATAGAGTTTCATGGCATCATCATACTGCATATGTACAAACTCACCCACTTCTACATCAAGTGCTTGTTTGAATAAGTGACGAGTCAGCCCTTCGAAAGTATTCAAGATGTCTTCCTGAGTTACAAATGACATTTCGCAATCAATTTGTGTAAACTCTGGCTGACGATCCGCTCTCAAATCTTCATCTCTGAAACATTTCACAATCTGAAAATATCTGTCGAACCCAGATACCATCAACAGCTGCTTAAACGTTTGTGGGGACTGAGGCAAAGCATAAAACTCTCCTTTATTCACTCTAGAAGGCACCACAAAGTCTCTTGCTCCTTCTGGGGTAGACTTGATCAGCACTGGAGTTTCTACCTCCATAAAACTCTGATCTGACAGGTAAGATCTAGTGGCTTGCAACATCTTATGACGAAGCATTAATTTATCTCTAACCTCGTCTCTTCTTAAGTCGAGGTATCTGTATTTCATTCTTAGCTCTTCTCCACCATCAGTATCATTATCGATAATAAATGGAGGAACCTTAGATGGGTTTAATACTTCTAAGTTCTGAACTTTTATTTCAATTTCTCCTGTAGGTATTTTATCATTTTTAGCATAGCGCTCAGCCACTTCTCCGGTCGCCTTGAGCACGAATTCACGACCCACCGTCTTTGCTTTTTCCAGCAATTCTGTAGGCGTCTGCCCTTCCTCGAATATTAATTGAGTAATTCCGTATCGATCCCTAAGATCAATCCAAACCATTCCTCCTTTATCGCGTACTTTTTGTACCCATCCACATAGTGTCACTTCCTTTCCGGCATCCGCCAGTCTCAATTCGCCACAAGTCTGCGTTCTCAGCATAATATTCGTATTATAAAAAATGAAGGCGCAAATTTAATCATTGTCTTGTTTTGGGCTTCATCACAAGGTAGTTTAATTTTGATTTTTCACTAGCTTTAAAAAATTCGCAAAATCATGGGTGTCTTTTTATTTTTTAATCTGATTTTTTCAACGTTTCCGGCTAACGACCTGACAAAAGTCAACGTAACCGAAGAGATCACTATGATGATTCCAAGTCAATTCAGACTGATGACTGACGACGAAATTGCCAGCAGATACTTTTCTACCAAAAGGCCAGTAGCCATCTACACCGACCAATCTGTCACGATTGATCTAGGTGTAAATAAATCAGTAACTCAATGGAGTGCTGACGATTTGGAAATTATGGTAAGTTTTCAAAAATCCAACATCTACAATTTTTATGATGAGATAGAAATGATCAGCCAGGGCATGAAAGAAGTAAATGGAAAAAAAGCAGCCTATTTCGAATTTGTGTCTACAGTAAAGCCAGACAATAGCACCCAATCTTTTAGATCACAAAGTGCAGTTAAAAAATATACTTACATACAGTACATGATCGTAGGCCAACACTCTTGGGTATTCAACTTTACGAGTCCAATCCAACTGCAAAACGAATGGCAACCACAATTGGCGGATATCATGGATAGCGTCGAATTTATTAAAAAGAAAAAATGATCCCTGGACTTCATAGCGATGAGGCATTCATGAAAGAAGCCCTGAAGCAAGCCCAATACGCCTTCGAAGAGAATGAGGTACCAGTGGGTGCTGTAGTAGTATGTGAAAACAAAATCATATCGCGAGCCTATAATCAAGTAGAAAAGCTCAACGACGTAACAGCACATGCGGAAATATTGGCTATAACGGCGGCCGAAAACTACCTAGGTACGAAATACCTCGCTGGCTGTAAATTGTACGTAACGCTCGAACCTTGCACCATGTGCGCTGGAGCCACCTATTGGTCTCAATTGGATGAGGTAATCTATGGCGCGAGCGACGAGAAAAGAGGTTATGCTCATCTAGCACCAAAAGCCATTCACCCAAAAGCTAAAATCACAAAAGGCATATTGGCTGACGAGTGCAGTACCTTGGTTACAGATTTTTTTAAGCGCATGCGGGATAGGGGTGCTTAACACACTGTTATTTTGACTTATCTTGAGGTTTCGTGATTTCATACAATCATTCTATATCAGTATAGAATAGAATGATCAATTGATTCCGTTTATTTTAGATTTACAATTAACTTTACTCTCAAGAATTTTTTAAACATAAACATAGATTTATCATGGCATTTGAATTACCATCATTACCCTATGCACACGATGCATTGGAACCACATATCGACAAACGTACAATGGAAATCCACCACGGAAAGCACCACAATGCGTACGTAACTAATTTGAATGGAGCGATTGCCGGTACTGAAATGGAAGGCAAGTCTATCGAAGCACTATGTGCGGAGCATTCAGATGTACCTGCTGTAAGAAACAATGGCGGTGGACATTTCAATCACTCTTTGTTTTGGACTGTAATGAGCCCAAATGGCGGTGGCAACCCTACTGGTGATATTGCTGGAGCAATTGATGAGGCCTTCGGTTCATTCGACGCCTTCAAAGATGCTTTCGCTAAAGCTGGTGCTACCAGATTTGGATCTGGATGGGCTTGGCTTTGTGTAAAAGAAGGCAAGTTGGAAGTTTGCTCTTCGGCCAACCAAGACAACCCTTTGATGCCTGGCGTTGGATGTGGAGGCACTCCTATCCTAGGGCTTGATGTTTGGGAACATGCTTACTACCTAAACTATCAAAACAGACGTCCAGATTACATCAATGCATTTTTCAATGTAATCAACTGGGAAGAAGTGAACAAGCGTTTCGCTGCTGCGAAATAAGCTATAGTCTTTATTAAGCAGGGAGCCTGATTCAAAAGTTATCCGTCATTGCGAACAACGTGAAGCAATCTTAAAATCAGATCAGTAATCAAACTTTAAGATCACTTCGTTGCACTCGTGATGACGCTTTCAATACTTTTGAGACAGGCTTTTTTATTACTTCTTCAATCTCTTTTTCTTCAAGTCGAAGATATCCTTTCTTCGGTCTCTCAAGTTCTGCACACTACCAAACTGATTCAACTCTCTCAATAAATCGACATCCACATCAGCGATTAATATCATTTCAGCATTAGGGGTAGCCTCCGCTTTGATGCCGTTAGTCGGGAAGGCAAAATCACACGGAGTAAACACCATAGACTGTGCAAACTGAATATCCATATTGTGGACCTTCGGAAGGTTACCAACACTACCCGCAATAGCCACATAACATTCGTTTTCAATGGCACGTGCTTGCGAACAATTCCTCACTCTTGAGTAGCCATTTTGAGTATCTGTCAAAAATGGTACAAACAAGATATCCATTCCTTCATCTGCCAATAGACGGCTCAATTCTGGAAACTCAGAATCATAACAAATTAATACTCCAATCTTCCCACAATCCGTGTCAAAGGCTTTGATTTCATTGCCACCTTGCATACCCCAAACTTTTGACTCATCTGGTGTTACATGGATTTTCTCATATCGCTCAGTAGTTCCATCTCGACGACATAAGTAACCTACATTATACAGCAAGTCATCCTTGATCTCGGGCATACTACCTGTGATGATGTTGATATTATAGGAAATAGCTAATTCTGAAAATCGTCGGACAATTTCCTCCGTATGCGTAGCCAATTCTCGAATCGCCTCAGGCTCGGACATGTGGTTGTTCTCCGCCATCAGTGGCGCGTTAAAAAACTCTGGAAACAAAGCGAAATCGCAGCGATAACCAGATACCGCATCCACAAAATACTCTGCTTGTTGCATGAGTTCTTCCATACCTTTATACAATCGCATTTGCCATTGTACCAGCCCAAGACGCACGATCTTCTTTTTGGTCTCAGCTTTTTTGGTTGGTTTCTTATAATAAATATTATCCCACTCCAACAATACGGCATATTCACTAGATGCTTCATCACCTTCTAAATATCCCGTTAGTACCTTGGAGGGGTGAAAATCATTGGAGATTTGAAAATTCAACACCGGGTCATCAATTTCCTTTCTTTTGACTCGCTCAATATATTCTTTAGGTGAAATCTCGTCGGCAAATTTGTGATAATTGGGAATTCGTCCACCGAATGCTATCAAACGTAAATTCATACGTTCACATAGTTCTTTCCGGTAATCATAAAGACGACGACCTAATCGCAATCCTCTATATTCAGATTTGATAAATACATCAATCCCATATAAAACATCGCCTTCGTCGGTATGCGTATCGAAAGTATAATCTCCTGTAATTTCTTTATAGGTATGATGCTCATCGAACTGATTGTATTTCACAATGATCGACAGCGCGCAACCTGCCAATTGACCATTAACCTTGATCACGACTTGACCGTCAGGGAATTTATCAATCAGGGACTTGATCTCGTCCACCTTCCAATAAGCGTCTTGTATGCTGCTATATGCCTCAATCATTGCCTTCTTCAACTCCTTGTAATCGCCAAGGGTCAAATAGGTCAATTCTATATTTTCAATTTCCATTAATTACTCCATTTGAATAGGGAAATAAAGCTAGCGGAAAAGGGCTATAAGTGAGACAGTAGTGTCTTAATTATTTAACAAACCCAAAGGTTTCTTCTATTAGTAGCAGATGGTTTCGGTAATCCAGAGCGACCTGATCGCCTCTTTCGTCATTCATAAATACAGTGCCTTCCTCCAGATCAACAGTACCAAAAGGCGCTAATGCATCTACGGCATAGACCAATGTGAATGCTCCCACAATTTTGAATGGTTCGTCGAACGTTAAGCTAACAGGGGCGTAATTTTTATCGGTACCGATGTGCATTTTTATTTCTTGACCCAACTCATTATTCCCATCAAAATACCTTCCTTCCAGCGATAGAAATTTATAGCCTGTGTTCCAGTCCCAGGCCATGCCATTCGTAGGATCTAAGTCGCCTACATGATCTATTGAAGTGTTGGCTTCTGAATCTACTCCAATCGCCATTTTGATTTCCGATATTTCAAAGTCAGCTGGGATGTTTTCAACCATAAAAGTTACAGTGGCTTGATCTTGGTCAAAACTTAAAAGCCGATAGCTATCAGGTTCAGAATAGTAGGTATCCGATTTAGCATCCTTAATCTGGATATTACTCAAATAAAAATCCAACCTTTCGATGGTGATAGATTGTTGCAGTGGAGTAGTGTATTTTTTCGATCCAAAAACTAATAATTCATCCTCCGCTTTCGCGGTAAACTTGAAAATCAAACTACTGGTGTCTTTAGATTCGTCACTATCACAGGCACCCAACAAGAGCAATAAAACAGCAGCGCTAATTTTCGAAAGGGTCAGAAAAATTTTCATTCGTAATAAATGTTTCATCAGTTAAGGTATGTAAAAAAGCGATAATTGCTTCCTTCTCTTCTTCGGTCAATCCCAGTTTGACTGGTAACACAGCTTCAGGAAGATTAGTTGCTTCCACGATCTGCTGGTCTAGAGTCGAACTCGTCTGAACATTACTATTATAATGATCTAATACTTCTTCTAAAGTGGCAAATCTACCATCATGCATATAGGGTGCTGTCAATTCGATATTTCTTAGACTCGGCGCCTTGAATTTGCCTTTATCTTCAGGCTTACCAGTCGTTGCCATTAGGCCGTCTTCTAAGTTGTCGTCGACATCAAGCCCGTTATTATTGAATCCCAAAAAATCTTTACGATCTCCGGATGTAAGAATAGTCTTATGACAGTCCCCGCAATTTCCACCTCTTAAACCTGTATTTGCCACAGGATGCGTGAAAAACAAGTCCATGCCTAGTTTCTCTTGGTCAGTCAACACATTTTCACCTAGCAAGTGCTGATCGTATCTGGAATTAGATGAAACCAGCGTTCGCATGAATTGACTCAGTGCTTTGGCGATGAGATCTCCAGAAATTTCTTCCGTTTCAAAGGCAGCAGCAAATTGCTTTCTATAAGTATTTGACTCTGTTAATCGACTCACCGCCTCTTCGATCGGCAAGTCCATTTCGATGTGATCTTGAATCGGTTGCAAGGCTTGCGCTTCCAAGCTCAGCGCTCTCCCATCCCAAAAGAACTTTGATTGCCAATGCAGATTGACCAGAGACATGGAGCTCTTGCTCGTTAGCGCACCATCCAATCCGGTGCTAAAAGCTGCCCCATCAGTAAAAGCCTTCGACTGCTGATGACAAGTCCCACAAGAAATTTGATTGTTTCGAGAGAGCATTTTCTCGTAAAACAAGTTGCGACCTAGAGCTATTCCTTCTTCGGTAAATGGGTTATCATTTGGAATCTCAAATCCATCCCCAAATAGGATTGGCGGTTCAAATTGGTAAGGCGTAGGGCTCCTAATTGTCGTGTCATCAGTGCATGCTACCAAGAGCATCAAACTAATCCATCCTATCAACAATCTTATTTTCATCCTTTACTCAACACTAAAAAATATGAATTCCACTATCTTGACCAGACAAAAGCAACGGCCCTGAAACCAAGATTTCTCATATCGCTCATTACTTATACTATCATAGCATGGAGTTGTAATACTAACTCAAATTCAACAAAAAAATTACAACTTGAATTCCCTGTTCATTTTCCTGAGCCAGTACCCGCACCAGAGCGCAATCCTATGACACAAGCGGGTGTTGCTTTAGGTAAAGATCTTTTTTTTGATCCACGTCTTTCTGCCAATGAGCAAATATCATGCGCCAGTTGTCATCAACCTGATTACGCCTTCGGGGATCGTACAAAGTTTAGTGTGGGACATAGCGGAATCACTTTAAAAAGAAATACGCCTCCTCTTTTCAATTTGACCTGGTCAGAATCTTTCTTTTGGGATGGTGGAGTGAAAAATTTAGAGTCCCTTTCGTTTGCAGCACTAATGAATCCGGATGAAATGGGGGTTGATTTAACTGATCTATGTCAAAAACTGAATACAGACAAACACTACAAAGAAGCATTCAAAACGGCCTTTGGAATTGATTCCGTGACTTCAGCTTATATAAGTAGAGCCCTTGCTCAATATATGCGCACATTGGTGTCTGCTAACTCCAAGTACGACAGTGTTCAACTCGGACTGACTCAATACAACAACGAAGAACAGGAAGGAGAAAGGGTGTTCTTAAAAAATTGTGCTTCTTGCCATACTCCCCCACTTTTCACCGACTTTGGATTTCATCACAATGGTATCGATCAGGTTTACTCATTAGACAATCTATCTCTAACTACTGGAAGATTTAGAATAACCAGAGATTCTCTTGATTTGGGCAAATACAAAACTTCCTCACTCAGAAATTTAAAATACACTGCCCCCTATATGCATGATGGAAGATTTGCCAATTTAGATGAGGTTTTAGTGCATTATCAAAACCAAAATACATTGAACCAAAACCAAGACTCTCTTGTTAGCCTAATTAAGTTTTCTGACAAAGAAAAGGAAGAGCTAAAGTCATTCTTGATGACGCTGGAAAATCCGTCTTTTGATTGACGAATTCTCCAATTAGTTCAACTTTCGTACTAATTGTGCGTAAGAAATTTTAAATTTAGGTAAAACAAAAACTGAACGCATTATCTCAACCCTCACCCAATCAAATTCCCAAACCTCTCAAATTTCCTATTTCAAGGAAAAGTTTAAAAGGGTAAGAAATCAATCGTTACATCTCTGCGCTCCGCTCGAAAAAGAAGACATGGTCGTCCAGCCGATCGTAGATGTAAGCCCTCCAAAATGGCACCTGGGTCACTCTACTTGGTTTTTTGAGAAAATGATCTTAGAAGAACATTTCAAAGGTTATCAGGTTTATCATCCAGAGTACAACTTCGTATTCAACAGCTATTATGAAAGTATAGGCAAACGTGTACTACGAACAGACCGCGGCAATCTCACCCGACCAACCACGGAGGAAGTGTATAAGTACAGAGCCTACGTCGACGAACAAATGGCTCACTTTCTAGACAAGCTCACCGAGCTCCCTAAAAATGTCTCTGATCTTCTAGAATTAGGACTTCAACACGAACAGCAGCATCAGGAGCTGCTAGTATATGACATCAAATACATCCTCGGCAATAATCCTCTATTCCCAGCTTACAACAAGAAAGAAATCATTTCGTCTATTGAAAGTAGAGCACTCAGCTTTTTATCCATTGCTGGAGGCAATTATAAAATAGGTCATCAGCAGGAAGGCTTTTGTTTCGACAATGAGCTGGGTGTGCACCAAGTGTATTTGCACGATTTTGAAATCGCCGACAGGCTAGTGACTAATGGCGAATACCTAGAGTTTATGAATGCTGGAGGTTATCAAAATTTCAAATATTGGTACATGGAAGCCTGGGCTTGGGTTCAAGAAAATAAGGAATCAGCCCCTATGCACTGGCACCAAATCGATGGCGAATGGTATCAATACACCTTTTTTGGTTTGCAAAAACTAAACCTCCATGAACCGGTGACGCACATCAGTCAGTACGAAGCAGCAGCCTACGCACAATGGAAAAGTATGCGATTGGCTACTGAGTTTGAGTGGGAAGTAGCTTGCAATAATTATGAGTCTACTCTTCATAAACGAGCCAACTTCGTAGAAGGCGCGGCACTTTCCACCCGGACAGCGGAAAAAGATCATTTTCAGTTTTTCGGAGATGCCTGGGAGTGGACCAATTCGGCCTACTTGCCTTACCCTTATTTCAAAACAGAAACAGGTCCCATAGGTGAATACAACGGCAAATTCATGATCAATCAAATGGTACTGCGTGGTGGATCTTTTGCCACACCCAAAGACCACATTAGACCCAGCTATAGAAACTTTTTTCATCCTCATTTAAAATGGCACTTCACTGGAATTCGCCTGGCACAACATGTTTGAAACCATAGAAAAAGAAATAGTAAAAAATAAGCAGTTCTTAAACGATGTGATTGAAGGCCTTTCGGCTGACTCCAAGCATATTTCGTCGAAGTACTTCTACGACAAAAAAGGGGACGCCATATTCCAACAAATCATGCACATGGATGAGTATTACCTCACAGATGCTGAATTGGACATCTTCCAAACACATAAGTGTGAAATCGCCAAAATATTCTCTCCTGAGAAGGAACCGTTCAATCTCATCGAGTTCGGAGCGGGTGATGGTATGAAGACTAAGGTTTTACTAAAAGAGCTACTCAATCATGAGATACCCTTCGATTACATACCGATCGACATCTCCCAAAATGCGTTGGATCAGCTGAATAAATCGTTGACTAAAGAAATGCCAGATCTTTCTTTCAAAGGTATACAAGGAGACTATTTTGATGTTTTGAACAAACTCAAAGAAGACAATAACAAAAGAAATGTTATCCTATTCTTAGGCTCTAACATTGGTAACTTCACCAACGAAGAAGCTCTTTCTTTTACGTCCAACATCAGCGGCAAACTGAACCCAGGCGATTTGCTATTCATAGGAGTGGATTTAAAAAAAGACCCAAGAAAAATCCTTTTAGCGTACAACGACCCAACCGGTATCACTGCCGAATTCAACTACAATCTTTTGCGCAGAATCAACCGAGAACTAGGCGGAAATTTCGACATCGATCAATTTGAGCATCACCCAACCTACGATCCCGTTACAGGCGAATGCAAAAGCGCCTTACTCAGCAAAATAGATCAAGAAGTAGCCATAGATGATCAAACCTTTCACTTCGCCAAATGGGAGCCAATCCACACAGAGATATCGAGGAAATATTCACTGAAGCAACTGCATCAATTGGCTAACAATGCCGGCTTCAAAGTCAAAATCGATCTATTCGATTCGAATAAGTATTTTGTAGATTCTATTTGGGAGATTAAAGACTAATAGATTTTCAAACTTTAAATGGGATTGCAATGATTTTTCAACAATCCTTCTATTTTTGCAATCCCAAATCAATTGGGCTCATCACTTACAAATGCGCACGTGGTGAAATTGGTAGACACGCCATCTTGAGGGGGTGGTGGGAGCAATCCCGTGGAAGTTCGAATCTTCTCGTGCGCACAATTTTCAAAATTTCCCGTCTTTGTTGGTCTTGTGACCAACAAACACACCACAGCAAATAGATTGCACCGGCTCTTCTTCATAGAATATCTAATATTACTTCCTTAATTAGATCGAATGATATTGTCAATTCTTAAATTCGCATCTTAAATCAAGAATTTATAATCAAATCATATGTCTCTTAATATTCCACTACTCAAAAACATTTGTGAAATCGCTGGTGCACCTGGCTTCGAATCCCGCATCAGAAATCTGGTGATCGAAGAAGTAAAAAAGCATGTGGACGAGTACCACATCGACAACATGGGCAACCTGATTACCATCAAAAGAGGCAAGGGAGACGAACCTAAAAAGGTGATGCTCGCCGCACACATGGACGAGATCGGCTTCATTGTCAATCACATCGATGACAACGGGTTTTTGAGATTTCAAACGCTGGGTGGATTCGATCCTAAAACTTTTACCGCACAGCGAGTGGTCGTACATGGCAAAAAAGACATTATCGGAGTAATGAGTAGCAAACCCATTCATGTGATGTCTCCAGCGGAGAGAGAAAAACCGGCCAAGAAAGAAGATTATTTCATCGATCTGGGCATGCCGAAGGAAGAAGTGGAGAAAATTGTAGCCGTAGGCGATCCGGTAACCAGAGAAAGAGATTTGATCGAGATGGGCAACTGCGTCAATTGTAAATCCATAGACAATAGAGTATCTGTTTTCATTTTAATTGAGGCTTTGAAGCAACTGAAAAGCAATGTACACGATGTATACGCCGTATTCT
The sequence above is drawn from the Reichenbachiella sp. genome and encodes:
- a CDS encoding M42 family metallopeptidase, which codes for MSLNIPLLKNICEIAGAPGFESRIRNLVIEEVKKHVDEYHIDNMGNLITIKRGKGDEPKKVMLAAHMDEIGFIVNHIDDNGFLRFQTLGGFDPKTFTAQRVVVHGKKDIIGVMSSKPIHVMSPAEREKPAKKEDYFIDLGMPKEEVEKIVAVGDPVTRERDLIEMGNCVNCKSIDNRVSVFILIEALKQLKSNVHDVYAVFSVQEEVGIRGANVAAHSINPDFGIALDTTIAYDLPGAQPHEYVTELGKGTAIKILDAMTICDTRMVSFLRKTADDHKIKWQNEILVAGGTDTSGIQQKGKNGAISGAISIPTRHLHQVIEMADKDDIQASIDLTVAALENIHNYNWSWT
- a CDS encoding nucleoside deaminase is translated as MIPGLHSDEAFMKEALKQAQYAFEENEVPVGAVVVCENKIISRAYNQVEKLNDVTAHAEILAITAAENYLGTKYLAGCKLYVTLEPCTMCAGATYWSQLDEVIYGASDEKRGYAHLAPKAIHPKAKITKGILADECSTLVTDFFKRMRDRGA
- the aspS gene encoding aspartate--tRNA ligase, whose protein sequence is MLRTQTCGELRLADAGKEVTLCGWVQKVRDKGGMVWIDLRDRYGITQLIFEEGQTPTELLEKAKTVGREFVLKATGEVAERYAKNDKIPTGEIEIKVQNLEVLNPSKVPPFIIDNDTDGGEELRMKYRYLDLRRDEVRDKLMLRHKMLQATRSYLSDQSFMEVETPVLIKSTPEGARDFVVPSRVNKGEFYALPQSPQTFKQLLMVSGFDRYFQIVKCFRDEDLRADRQPEFTQIDCEMSFVTQEDILNTFEGLTRHLFKQALDVEVGEFVHMQYDDAMKLYGSDKPDVRFGMPFIELNEVAQNKGFNVFDQAELVVGICAEGCADWTRKQLDALTDFVKRPQVGAKGLVYVKCNEDGSFKSSVDKFYTQEDLKAWAQKAEAKPGDLILVLSGDLNATRKQMCELRLHMGDLLELKDPMNFKPLWVLDFPLLEWDEETERYHAMHHPFTSPKPDEIPLLDTDPGKVHANAYDLVINGVEIGGGSIRIHDRATQAMMFKHLGFSDEEAREQFGFLMDAFEYGAPPHGGIAFGFDRLCSMFGGSDSIRDFIAFPKNTSARDVMIESPSPIAKDQLDELGLDLLPAE
- the egtD gene encoding L-histidine N(alpha)-methyltransferase, with protein sequence MFETIEKEIVKNKQFLNDVIEGLSADSKHISSKYFYDKKGDAIFQQIMHMDEYYLTDAELDIFQTHKCEIAKIFSPEKEPFNLIEFGAGDGMKTKVLLKELLNHEIPFDYIPIDISQNALDQLNKSLTKEMPDLSFKGIQGDYFDVLNKLKEDNNKRNVILFLGSNIGNFTNEEALSFTSNISGKLNPGDLLFIGVDLKKDPRKILLAYNDPTGITAEFNYNLLRRINRELGGNFDIDQFEHHPTYDPVTGECKSALLSKIDQEVAIDDQTFHFAKWEPIHTEISRKYSLKQLHQLANNAGFKVKIDLFDSNKYFVDSIWEIKD
- a CDS encoding cytochrome-c peroxidase; protein product: MKIRLLIGWISLMLLVACTDDTTIRSPTPYQFEPPILFGDGFEIPNDNPFTEEGIALGRNLFYEKMLSRNNQISCGTCHQQSKAFTDGAAFSTGLDGALTSKSSMSLVNLHWQSKFFWDGRALSLEAQALQPIQDHIEMDLPIEEAVSRLTESNTYRKQFAAAFETEEISGDLIAKALSQFMRTLVSSNSRYDQHLLGENVLTDQEKLGMDLFFTHPVANTGLRGGNCGDCHKTILTSGDRKDFLGFNNNGLDVDDNLEDGLMATTGKPEDKGKFKAPSLRNIELTAPYMHDGRFATLEEVLDHYNSNVQTSSTLDQQIVEATNLPEAVLPVKLGLTEEEKEAIIAFLHTLTDETFITNENFSDPFEN
- a CDS encoding superoxide dismutase — its product is MAFELPSLPYAHDALEPHIDKRTMEIHHGKHHNAYVTNLNGAIAGTEMEGKSIEALCAEHSDVPAVRNNGGGHFNHSLFWTVMSPNGGGNPTGDIAGAIDEAFGSFDAFKDAFAKAGATRFGSGWAWLCVKEGKLEVCSSANQDNPLMPGVGCGGTPILGLDVWEHAYYLNYQNRRPDYINAFFNVINWEEVNKRFAAAK
- the egtB gene encoding ergothioneine biosynthesis protein EgtB, which translates into the protein MSYFKEKFKRVRNQSLHLCAPLEKEDMVVQPIVDVSPPKWHLGHSTWFFEKMILEEHFKGYQVYHPEYNFVFNSYYESIGKRVLRTDRGNLTRPTTEEVYKYRAYVDEQMAHFLDKLTELPKNVSDLLELGLQHEQQHQELLVYDIKYILGNNPLFPAYNKKEIISSIESRALSFLSIAGGNYKIGHQQEGFCFDNELGVHQVYLHDFEIADRLVTNGEYLEFMNAGGYQNFKYWYMEAWAWVQENKESAPMHWHQIDGEWYQYTFFGLQKLNLHEPVTHISQYEAAAYAQWKSMRLATEFEWEVACNNYESTLHKRANFVEGAALSTRTAEKDHFQFFGDAWEWTNSAYLPYPYFKTETGPIGEYNGKFMINQMVLRGGSFATPKDHIRPSYRNFFHPHLKWHFTGIRLAQHV
- a CDS encoding cytochrome-c peroxidase; amino-acid sequence: MTQAGVALGKDLFFDPRLSANEQISCASCHQPDYAFGDRTKFSVGHSGITLKRNTPPLFNLTWSESFFWDGGVKNLESLSFAALMNPDEMGVDLTDLCQKLNTDKHYKEAFKTAFGIDSVTSAYISRALAQYMRTLVSANSKYDSVQLGLTQYNNEEQEGERVFLKNCASCHTPPLFTDFGFHHNGIDQVYSLDNLSLTTGRFRITRDSLDLGKYKTSSLRNLKYTAPYMHDGRFANLDEVLVHYQNQNTLNQNQDSLVSLIKFSDKEKEELKSFLMTLENPSFD
- a CDS encoding carbon-nitrogen hydrolase family protein; its protein translation is MEIENIELTYLTLGDYKELKKAMIEAYSSIQDAYWKVDEIKSLIDKFPDGQVVIKVNGQLAGCALSIIVKYNQFDEHHTYKEITGDYTFDTHTDEGDVLYGIDVFIKSEYRGLRLGRRLYDYRKELCERMNLRLIAFGGRIPNYHKFADEISPKEYIERVKRKEIDDPVLNFQISNDFHPSKVLTGYLEGDEASSEYAVLLEWDNIYYKKPTKKAETKKKIVRLGLVQWQMRLYKGMEELMQQAEYFVDAVSGYRCDFALFPEFFNAPLMAENNHMSEPEAIRELATHTEEIVRRFSELAISYNINIITGSMPEIKDDLLYNVGYLCRRDGTTERYEKIHVTPDESKVWGMQGGNEIKAFDTDCGKIGVLICYDSEFPELSRLLADEGMDILFVPFLTDTQNGYSRVRNCSQARAIENECYVAIAGSVGNLPKVHNMDIQFAQSMVFTPCDFAFPTNGIKAEATPNAEMILIADVDVDLLRELNQFGSVQNLRDRRKDIFDLKKKRLKK
- a CDS encoding MbnP family protein encodes the protein MKIFLTLSKISAAVLLLLLGACDSDESKDTSSLIFKFTAKAEDELLVFGSKKYTTPLQQSITIERLDFYLSNIQIKDAKSDTYYSEPDSYRLLSFDQDQATVTFMVENIPADFEISEIKMAIGVDSEANTSIDHVGDLDPTNGMAWDWNTGYKFLSLEGRYFDGNNELGQEIKMHIGTDKNYAPVSLTFDEPFKIVGAFTLVYAVDALAPFGTVDLEEGTVFMNDERGDQVALDYRNHLLLIEETFGFVK